Proteins from a genomic interval of Lycium ferocissimum isolate CSIRO_LF1 chromosome 2, AGI_CSIRO_Lferr_CH_V1, whole genome shotgun sequence:
- the LOC132033707 gene encoding calcium uptake protein, mitochondrial-like, with product MHSWAFFRTSKPAIRVLAAQNSVFIRSIFTKSNDFRSASNEYKSRRTLVESFLGSGLIIAASTLALYYNISSSSEHICYADSASRNEDPGKKSKFLFGDSYRKKVFFKYEKRLRLQSPPEKVFEYFASYRTPGGEVCMTPGDLMRAVVPVFPPSETTGVRGGYLKGESPSSELNCAPSEFFMLFDTNNDGLISFAEYIFFVTLLSIPESSFSEAFQMFDLDNDGGVDKEEFKRMMELMRTANRQGAKHRNGMRFGLKVTGSVEEGGLLEYFFSKDGNGRLEQEKFVQFLRDLHDEISRLEFGHYDYKSQGSISAKDFALSMVASADISHINKFLDRVEDLDGETRLRDVRITFEEFMSLAQLRKELPSFSQSILSYGKVNGLLSKQELKEAANQIVMGL from the exons ATGCATTCTTGGGCATTCTTTAGAACATCTAAGCCTGCAATCCGAGTGCTTGCGGCTCAAAATTCTGTATTTATTCGTTCCATCTTCACCAAATCAAACGATTTTCGTTCTGCCTCCAATGAATATAAAAGTCGTAGAACACTGGTTGAATCCTTTTTGGGTTCTGGGCTCATTATTGCTGCCTCAACTTTAGCTCtttattataatatttcatCCTCTTCTGAACATATTTGTTATGCTGATTCTGCAAGTAGAAATGAAGACCCTGGGAAAAAGTCCAAGTTTTTATTTGGAG ATTCTTACCGGAAAAAGGTTTTCTTCAAGTACGAGAAACGGTTGAGACTGCAAAGTCCTCCTGAAAAG GTGTTTGAGTACTTTGCGTCTTACCGAACTCCAGGTGGCGAAGTCTGTATGACTCCAGGAGACTTAATGCGAGCAGTTGTACCGGTGTTTCCTCCATCTGAAACAACTGGTGTTAGAGGGGGTTATCTCAAAGGAGAATCCCCTTCAAGTGAGCTAAATTGTGCTCCTTCTGAATTTTTCATGCTCTTCGATACCAATAATGATGGACTTATATCATTTGCAGA GTACATATTTTTTGTTACACTACTGAGCATCCCGGAATCAAGCTTTTCGGAGGCATTTCAAATGTTTGACCTTGACAATGATGG AGGAGTTGACAAGGAAGAATTTAAGAGAATGATGGAACTCATGCGAACTGCTAATAGACAAGGTGCTAAGCATAGAAATGGAATGCGATTTGGACTAAAAGTCACTGGTTCAGTAGAGGAAGGAGGTCTGTTGGAGTACTTCTTCAGCAAAGATGGCAACGGGCGCCTTGAGCAAGAAAAATTTGTTCAGTTCTTACGAGATTTACATGATGAA ATATCGCGATTGGAATTTGGCCATTATGACTACAAGTCACAAGGAAGCATTTCTGCCAAAGATTTTGCTCTATCAATGGTTGCATCTGCTGATATAAGTCACATCAACAAGTTTCTTGATCGAGTAGAAGATCTGGATGGTGAAACACGGCTTAGAGACGTACGCATTACATTCGAGGAATTCATGAGCCTTGCTCAGCTACGCAAAGAATTGCCGTCATTTTCTCAATCCATCTTAAGCTATGGGAAAGTAAATGGACTTTTGTCGAAGCAAGAGTTGAAAGAAGCTGCTAACCAA ATTGTGATGGGACTTTAA